From the Theileria equi strain WA chromosome 4 map unlocalized gcontig_1105316255041, whole genome shotgun sequence genome, one window contains:
- a CDS encoding ABC transporter, ATP-binding protein domain containing protein (encoded by transcript BEWA_046700A): protein MSSQFNVKSLTILLVSLSLVVSMIVLELVNGLLMKYYLGIRDNRISKSSEVITGLHLIKAMTLDDIAHDVITETRNDELVFVGIRFLLSLVNKVIMTSIMCVNIIILVTDFVGQVKDATNVESIDPSGLLASIFVIMKIIGPLYMVPMHLKLMLFGINVFKRVERFLRTCSPNFYIPDNKFTGKTTLLKALPGEEKTLPKGLVVMFKKASFAWVNSRKDLIENTGTTCLRNLDFVLNSGNLAIITGAQGSGKSNFVKAILGDMTLVEGSMAVLPLSTNMPIFYASQDVWLQKGTVRSNITFGHMFDEDVYKTVIKAVELEHDISTWEEGDMRTISEHGYSLSGGQRVRVGLARAVYAYLIFSQTNRESGSGHSFLVVIDDSFTGLDPFVARTIFKNLFSLNGGLLAKGDVSAVLTISRRILEVCVSSESPDLYPDAPIYVLRNETLIQENKLKSLIEHEVGHLEPPKPSFDRVKLSSVSRDILGRCSSDDFTKLGRRRSTESKYSDSPTVQMLYDRINFKRGKNKNFKPYLAYLRAAGWPIMLFFLLTFTFATLDSTKFVITSKISDSVIDCANEVDGEVVSLEDVKGYCYTSLRWVVILSVSVIIGAFFRIVAMTKASFNVSRRIHEYYVNSIFTNNSTALAIKKSLSSIQTFLYMDTLHVDNYLSYFVHDTLILSIETAVQMLTLFFMMPLITPIAILLWFIILRFVIYYYVRSCTNVGFSRFEAYNQIDSIIGSAISGLPVCRSFKNEWKLIHTMAEHVDYNVRGTYMNNSAMFWASITSRCLLSPLAFFILLFPIISSRYCNTDIKVGYYGMAYSLFLNINNYLSNLFQISYYLQLNLLPMRRFENFIPKNTPVKFQKKRNIHQTDVIVDHSALAGDDKLSDEDIKDTLRRRRRNEYAERRAAHCTSLKMLFFKHKVNVFDVSKYATPGTTRMQLNDVSVYVTSGKSKEKHVILKNVTCSANTSDIIGVIGRTGAGKSTLLSVLQNLAENRDGSVLLDGCDLNDMPKSVTRQVIGVLPQLPFVFRGWTVRRFIDPRMLFEDADIETALESCGLLKFVAHLPGGKGLDTVILPDHYHKDMPRYYKRAYYGPTLKPHDSSVDNVNIDYGAVLSSSQLRTLSVARLVLYREFYKILLVDEPPEDEVGTSKTADIPIYELVKTYFQHCTTFIAAHDVDVLRLCTSVWVFHSGSLIKTCKTEEVIDSGSLSKIIENCILGQN, encoded by the coding sequence ATGAGCAGCCAATTTAATGTAAAGTCTCTGACTATTCTCTTAGTTTCTCTTTCCTTAGTAGTATCTATGATCGTACTAGAACTTGTAAATGGTCTACTCATGAAGTACTACTTGGGAATTAGGGATAACAGAATTTCTAAGTCTAGTGAAGTTATTACTGGATTGCATTTGATTAAAGCCATGACACTGGACGATATTGCCCATGATGTCATCACTGAGACTAGAAATGACGAATTGGTGTTTGTTGGAATTCGCTTCCTCTTGTCCCTAGTAAACAAGGTCATAATGACATCGATAATGTGCGTCAACATCATCATTCTGGTTACTGACTTTGTCGGACAAGTTAAGGATGCCACCAATGTTGAGAGTATTGATCCTTCGGGACTGCTTGCATCcatctttgtcattatGAAAATTATAGGTCCACTTTACATGGTACCAATGCATCTAAAACTCATGCTATTCGGAATCAATGTATTCAAAAGAGTGGAACGTTTCTTGAGGACATGTTCACCAAACTTTTACATTCCTGATAACAAGTTTACTGGGAAGACTACTCTGCTAAAAGCACTACCTGGTGAAGAGAAGACTTTACCAAAGGGTCTAGTTGTAATGTTCAAGAAGGCCTCCTTTGCATGGGTCAATAGCAGGAAAGATCTTATTGAGAATACTGGCACTACTTGTCTGAGGaaccttgactttgtcctcaaCTCTGGTAACCTTGCCATCATTACTGGTGCTCAAGGTTCTGGAAAGAGtaactttgtcaaggcaattcttggtgacatgactcttgttgaaggatcaatggctgTCTTACCTCTATCTACcaacatgccaatatttTATGCCTCTCAGGATGTCtggctacaaaagggtaccGTCAGGTCTAACATTACCTTTGGTCACATgtttgatgaggatgtcTACAAGACAGTCATCAAGGCTGTTGAACTTGAGCATGATATATCCACTTGGGAAGAGGGTGATATGCGTACTATTTCTGAACACGGCTACTCCCTCAGCGGAGGTCAGAGAGTCAGAGTAGGACTTGCTCGTGCCGTCTATGCCTACCTCATATTTAGCCAGACTAATAGGGAGAGTGGTTCTGGACATTCCTTTTTGGTTGTAATAGATGATTCATTTACTGGTCTGGATCCATTCGTGGCAAGGACAATCttcaagaatctctttAGTCTTAATGGTGGACTATTGGCAAAGGGTGATGTATCTGCGGTACTCACCATCTCTAGGCgtattttggaagtttGTGTATCATCCGAGTCTCCGGATCTATACCCAGATGCTCCGATATACGTATTGAGGAACGAGACTCTTATCCAAGAAAACAAACTCAAGTCTTTGATAGAGCACGAAGTTGGTCATCTTGAGCCTCCGAAGCCTTCTTTCGACAGAGTGAAGCTTTCGTCTGTGTCACGTGATATTCTTGGCAGATGCAGTTCTGATGATTTTACCAAACTTGGACGAAGAAGGTCAACGGAGTCTAAATACTCTGACTCTCCCACCGTTCAGATGTTGTATGATAGGATCAACTTTAAACGTGGAAAGAACAAGAACTTCAAGCCATATCTGGCGTATCTCCGTGCAGCAGGCTGGCCCATTATGCTCTTCTTTCTACTTACATTTACCTTTGCAACTCTGGACAGTACCAAATTTGTCATCACCTCAAAGATCTCAGATTCTGTTATTGATTGTGCAAATGAAGTTGATGGAGAAGTAGTATCACTGGAAGACGTTAAGGGGTACTGTTATACATCTTTGAGATGGGTTGTTATTCTCTCAGTGTCTGTCATAATTGGAGCCTTCTTCCGTATAGTTGCGATGACAAAGGCTTCGTTTAACGTCTCTAGGAGGATTCACGAATATTATGTCAACTCTATCTTTACCAATAACTCTACGGCATTGGCAATAAAGAAGTCGTTGAGTAGCATTCAAACtttcttgtatatggataCTCTCCACGTTGACAACTACTTGAGCTATTTCGTTCACGACACGCTTATACTTTCCATTGAAACTGCAGTTCAGATGTTGACACTCTTCTTCATGATGCCGTTGATTACTCCAATTGCTATATTGCTTTGGTTTATAATCCTGAGGTTTGTAATATATTACTATGTCAGGTCCTGCACGAATGTAGGATTTTCACGTTTTGAGGCTTATAACCAGATTGATTCCATCATTGGATCTGCAATTTCCGGCTTGCCCGTATGCCGTAGTTttaagaatgaatggaaatTGATTCACACGATGGCTGAGCATGTGGATTATAATGTTAGAGGTACATACATGAACAATTCCGCAATGTTTTGGGCTTCTATTACCTCCAGATGTCTACTCTCACCATTGGCttttttcattctcctctTCCCTATTATTAGTTCAAGGTATTGTAATACGGATATCAAGGTTGGTTATTACGGCATGGCCTACTCGTTGTTCCTGAACATTAACAATTATCTCTCTAACCTTTTTCAGATATCGTATTATCTTCAATTAAATTTGCTTCCCATGAGGAGGTTCGAGAattttattccaaaaaatacTCCGGTCAAATTtcaaaagaagaggaacatTCACCAGACCGATGTTATTGTTGACCATTCTGCGTTAGCTGGAGATGATAAGTTATCTGATGAGGATATAAAAGATACCCTCCGTAGAAGGCGACGTAATGAATATGCTGAGAGAAGAGCTGCTCACTGTACTAGTCTCAAGAtgctcttctttaagcACAAGGTCAATGTGTTTGACGTTTCCAAGTATGCCACTCCAGGTACGACTAGGATGCAGCTGAATGACGTCAGTGTCTATGTGACGTCTGGCAAGTCTAAGGAGAAGCATGTTATTCTCAAGAATGTCACTTGTTCGGCTAATACCTCGGATATTATTGGAGTTATTGGCAGAACCGGCGCAGGAAAGTCTACCCTATTGTCAGTGCTCCAGAACCTGGCAGAGAATAGGGACGGATCAGTTCTTCTGGACGGCTGTGACTTGAATGACATGCCAAAGAGTGTGACTAGGCAAGTGATTGGTGTCCTACCTCAACTGCCATTTGTATTCAGAGGATGGACTGTACGTAGATTTATTGACCCtagaatgttatttgaaGACGCTGATATTGAAACAGCTTTGGAGAGTTGTGGCTTACTCAAGTTTGTAGCGCATCTTCCAGGTGGCAAGGGTCTTGATACTGTCATTTTACCTGACCATTACCACAAGGATATGCCGAGGTACTACAAAAGAGCCTATTATGGACCTACTTTAAAGCCACATGATTCTTCTGTAGACAATGTAAATATAGACTATGGAGCTGTACTCTCAAGCTCCCAACTCCGCACACTATCAGTGGCAAGACTAGTATTATACAGAGAATTTTACAAGATACTCCTGGTTGATGAGCCTCCAGAAGATGAGGTTGGAACATCCAAAACCGCTGACATCCCAATTTATGAACTTGTCAAGACCTACTTCCAGCATTGTACGACCTTCATTGCGGCACATGATGTTGACGTTTTGCGTCTCTGCACTTCAGTTTGGGTCTTTCACAGCGGGTCTCTCATCAAGACCTGCAAGACTGAAGAAGTTATAGACAGCGGGTCACTCTCCAAGATTATAGAGAATTGTATTTTAGGACAaaattaa
- a CDS encoding hypothetical protein (encoded by transcript BEWA_046710A) → MEDSVHTSEVMASIEVPMQFCYTLILGIDIVRRLVQEDVKVLKLTAKEGTSTNELTFDGQTVWEDKKKLCSSAILYLDGEKPTLAVLVTRDNKNNKQGTVYRYHDGKQWKDGNENKHKTKFGELKEKYKHTLISLNIVKPDGSNIDVHTETESGVSFKGYSLKEGHHMSSVLDGDKELWKSSGDGQKCKLVESYSKGNITIIYLETSDNSGTKSKYFEKLDGVWKEIDEEPFNEKAKTFIGESRRDGLTLDIAHPNIVLFLHESLSATKGSVIVSYLLHEDLIKALTLHESRGLLLPPGLPNSTTFCILISTRSSPGFFAGLSYILINLSCPHNSSFLGIDTLPPLSFLHILATWEECLGLSIFGPHGQTPQNHQRCCPKC, encoded by the coding sequence ATGGAGGATTCTGTCCACACATCTGAGGTCATGGCCAGTATAGAAGTACCAATGCAGTTTTGTTACACACTAATACTAGGTATAGACATAGTTAGAAGGCTAGTACAGGAAGATGTTAAGGTTCTTAAACTCACAGCTAAGGAGGGTACCTCTACTAACGAACTTACCTTTGATGGTCAGACAGTTTGGGAGGATAAGAAAAAGTTGTGCTCCTCAGCTATCTTGTAtctggatggagagaagccCACTCTTGCAGTACTTGTTACCAGGGATaataagaataataaacaGGGGACAgtctatagataccatgatggtaagCAGTGGaaagatggtaatgagAATAAACATAAGACCAAATTTGGTGAGCTAAAGGAGAAGTATAAACATACACTTATTAGTCTCAATATTGTCAAACCAGATGGATCAAATATAGATGTGCATACAGAAACGGAATCCGGAGTATCTTTCAAGGGCTATTCTCTAAAGGAAGGTCATCATATGTCCTCTGTTCTTGATGGAGATAAGGAGCTATGGAaatcttctggagatggCCAAAAGTGTAAACTTGTAGAGTCTTATTCTAAGGGTAACATAACCATCATTTACCTCGAAACTTCTGATAATAGTGGCACAAAGTCtaaatactttgagaaattAGATGGAGTATGGAAGGAGATTGATGAAGAGCCATTTAATGAGAAGGCAAAGACATTCATTGGAGAATCTAGAAGAGATGGTCTTACTCTGGATATCGCTCATCCTAATATAGTATTGTTCCTCCATGAGTCTCTCAgtgcgaccaaagggagtgTAATAgtctcctatctactccatGAAGATCTCATAAAGGCTCTCACTCTCCATGAGTCCAGAGGGTtacttcttcctcctggTCTTCCAAATAGTACGACATTCTGTATCCTCATTAGTACAAGGTCATCTCCTGGTTTCTTTGCTGGTCTCTCATATATCTTAATTAACCTTTCTTGTCCACACAATTCATCCTTCCTCGGTATAGACACTCTTCCTCCGTTGTCATTCCTTCACATCCTGGCGACCTGGGAGGAATGTTTAGGTCTCTCCATTTTTGGTCCACATGGACAAACACCTCAAAATCACCAGAGATGTTGTCCTAAATGCTAG
- a CDS encoding hypothetical protein (encoded by transcript BEWA_046720A), translating into MCVGIRLDIHPGRLSTNQGDVTGVWKDGILKGYNVYEYKYQPEDEPFDLSELSYNGVRMPGIVAHIVTVKSATTFFSSENWRLLLIGLDCAENYTYYANPLTKAEVVTSTFTEFTVDIPLINDDLMRILKSIDKNEGMRIHKLYAENVNLAEKLLRSSDVLLDFSHKFEACEHKYPSVITNTNVTVEVSAEVGTRYLRARHFASGPFRVRGIKLPSGNYMKVIGGLPNDFIHEANMYYKQGDLACRKPLLAELKKDENIKYILYKQKKHKWNIYKISKAQKRSYSIEKILERIEKDGKLDVSKLESNSAIGLPGLPKVNFVGGLKKVTGLVKNVTLGIAKGLSGKHKG; encoded by the coding sequence ATGTGCGTAGGAATAAGACTGGATATCCATCCAGGCAGGTTGAGCACGAACCAGGGAGACGTCACAGGAGTGTGGAAGGACGGTATTCTCAAGGGGTACAACGTCTACGAGTACAAATACCAGCCTGAAGATGAGCCATTTGATCTCTCTGAGCTCTCATACAACGGCGTGAGAATGCCTGGAATCGTCGCACACATTGTCACTGTTAAAAGCGCAACCACGTTCTTTTCATCTGAAAATTGGCGTCTCTTGCTCATAGGTCTGGATTGCGCCGAGAACTACACCTACTACGCCAATCCTCTGACCAAGGCCGAAGTTGTAACGAGCACCTTTACGGAGTTTACAGTGGATATTCCGCTTATAAATGACGACTTGATGAGGATACTAAAGAGTATAGACAAGAACGAAGGTATGAGGATCCATAAATTGTATGCCGAGAATGTAAATTTGGCCGAGAAGCTCCTGAGGTCCTCTGACGTTCTTCTCGATTTTTCTCACAAATTTGAAGCTTGCGAGCACAAATACCCGTCAGTCATTACAAACACGAATGTGACCGTTGAGGTGAGTGCAGAAGTTGGTACCAGGTACCTCAGAGCGAGACATTTTGCCAGCGGTCCATTCAGGGTACGGGGCATCAAACTTCCAAGTGGTAACTACATGAAGGTCATCGGAGGGCTTCCCAACGATTTTATTCACGAGGCAAATATGTACTATAAACAAGGGGATCTAGCCTGCCGTAAACCACTCCTGGCAGAgctcaagaaggatgagAATATAAAGTACATCCTGTATAAGCAAAAGAAGCACAAGTGgaacatttacaaaatctCCAAGGCACAGAAAAGGTCGTATAGCATAGAAAAGATCCTGGAGAGGATCGAAAAGGACGGGAAGCTCGATGTTTCTAAACTGGAGTCTAACTCCGCCATTGGCTTACCCGGTCTTCCAAAGGTCAATTTTGTCGGCGGTCTCAAGAAAGTTACGGGATTGGTAAAGAATGTAACTCTCGGGATCGCCAAAGGTCTCTCGGGGAAGCACAAGGGGTGA
- a CDS encoding signal peptide containing protein (encoded by transcript BEWA_046730A), producing the protein MKFLALFYFAFIAKFCSAWCCCGKSKTKDDDNGPYGGSTENLRNTHKPSGQSVASPQVKRGVEQSTNEASPEVTQDATTRRSTPTSEESRVPQLTGQPTTTTPITLDLANPNKADINVNIKEENGVSFKGYSPKRAFHISSVIDGGSSVWKAEEGERCKFVESHAKGDSSLISIGISKGSDSEAKFFEKVGTVWKSLTRDDFLNKLNEMRKSGSSPNPSSSHPSTPSQSSQ; encoded by the coding sequence atGAAGTTTCTTGCTCTGTTTTACTTTGCATTCATAGCAAAGTTTTGTAGCGCTTGGTGCTGTTGTGGAAAGAGCAAGACCAAAGATGACGATAATGGACCTTATGGTGGATCTACggagaatctgaggaaCACACATAAACCATCTGGGCAGTCTGTAGCTAGCCCACAAGTTAAAAGAGGCGTTGAACAATCTACTAACGAAGCCTCTCCAGAAGTAACTCAGGATGCTACCACCCGTCGATCTACTCCTACTAGTGAGGAATCTCGAGTTCCCCAGCTAACTGGACAacctactactactactcccATTACTCTAGATCTTGCAAATCCGAATAAGGCCGATataaatgtgaatataaaggaggAGAATGGAGTATCTTTCAAGGGCTATTCTCCGAAGAGGGCTTTCCACATATCCTCTGTTATAGATGGTGGATCTTCTGTTTGGAAGGCTGAAGAAGGGGAAAGGtgcaaatttgtagaatcaCATGCAAAAGGAGACTCTTCTCTAATTTCCATAGGCATAAGCAAAGGTAGTGACTCGGAAGCTAAattctttgagaaagttggTACTGTATGGAAGAGTCTCACTAGGGATGATTTCTTGAATAAGCTAAATGAAATGAGAAAGTCTGGATCATCTCCCAATCCTTCTTCTTCGCATCCTTCTACTCCATCTCAATCTTCTCAGTAG
- a CDS encoding hypothetical protein (encoded by transcript BEWA_046740A) — protein sequence MGNSATFLPVTVDISEGYPDLVYGEHDDGNKHAVRVDITLNDPPSYFRVQHTVNVEYGSDIVHYINRIVHRGKRQSGLPTHLYDFCGVDVYYFGFDAIFETPLMVRLRHRRNIDKDEYYVKNEYGNYWIKEPSLTPRNYIHRLDQECSFRHNCLLLYISNYYPYNVSSKGRQIRVRVESDFRDRGNFGYERYMHATGSPFTVFRLRDRENLQYGLSLPLERVSAVHVFMPDCGLRVALLICMESDERGPLWFERIDMNNSWKEATLDAPAGIGDKTGIKKLMDRIAGRLNLQTCKATMNDVIPYGYKSGLIIDISKNLNNVSEYFISGSSGWVHIKSIEPNDTFPYGFVGVKHKSRDFGHFGIKSVFYRDKEITGDLAINPQDVYIMANVYYYLRDTDQNFPLLIELQRWDGAYTYYANTGDLTWKTVSRNVGSRMGYVSFQHELYRAYDLMHPGDEKDRIHRIISILSLIFGFSFGFYECYNLIMKPQRSIIAWLLDWVTHIYHWI from the coding sequence ATGGGAAATAGCGCGACGTTTTTACCGGTGACTGTGGATATTTCCGAGGGATACCCCGATCTTGTCTACGGAGAGCACGATGATGGGAATAAGCATGCAGTCAGGGTGGACATTACTTTGAACGATCCTCCCAGTTACTTTCGGGTTCAGCATACGGTAAATGTCGAATATGGTTCAGACATTGTCCATTATATCAATAGGATCGTTCACAGGGGGAAACGGCAGTCTGGACTGCCAACTCATCTCTACGACTTTTGCGGCGTAGACGTCTACTACTTTGGTTTTGACGCTATATTTGAGACTCCATTAATGGTAAGACTGCGTCACAGGAGAAATATTGACAAGGACGAGTACTATGTCAAGAATGAGTATGGGAACTACTGGATCAAGGAGCCCAGTCTCACTCCACGCAACTACATCCACAGACTTGACCAGGAATGCTCCTTTAGACACAACTGTCTACTCCTCTACATTTCCAATTATTACCCGTACAACGTCAGCTCAAAGGGCCGCCAAATACGAGTGAGGGTGGAATCGGATTTTCGGGACCGTGGCAACTTTGGCTACGAGAGATACATGCATGCAACTGGTTCTCCCTTCACAGTCTTTAGGTTAAGAGATAGGGAGAATTTACAGTACGGTTTAAGCCTACCTTTAGAGCGGGTCAGCGCCGTTCATGTCTTTATGCCGGATTGTGGTTTAAGGGTTGCACTTCTCATTTGCATGGAAAGTGATGAACGTGGACCGCTCTGGTTTGAAAGAATCGATATGAACAATTCGTGGAAGGAAGCAACATTAGATGCACCGGCTGGTATTGGCGATAAAACTGGCATCAAGAAGCTCATGGATAGAATTGCGGGAAGGCTAAATCTACAAACATGCAAGGCCACAATGAATGATGTAATACCGTATGGATACAAGAGTGGTCTCATAATAGACATTTCCAAGAATCTAAATAACGTCTCTGAGTATTTTATAAGCGGTTCTAGCGGTTGGGTGCACATAAAATCCATCGAACCAAATGACACATTTCCGTACGGATTCGTCGGAGTAAAACATAAATCACGTGATTTTGGTCACTTTGGCATAAAGAGTGTCTTTTATCGCGATAAAGAGATTACAGGAGACCTGGCAATTAACCCACAGGATGTCTACATCATGGCAAATGTCTACTACTATCTCAGGGACACAGACCAGAATTTCCCGTTGCTCATTGAATTGCAGAGATGGGATGGCGCCTATACATACTATGCAAATACTGGGGATTTGACCTGGAAGACGGTCTCTCGTAATGTGGGCTCTAGGATGGGATACGTGAGCTTTCAGCACGAGTTGTACAGGGCATACGATTTAATGCACCCAggtgatgaaaaggatagaATTCACCGTATAATAAGTATCCTCTCGTTAATTTTCGGGTTCTCTTTTGGCTTTTACGAATGCTACAACCTCATAATGAAGCCGCAACGGAGCATCATTGCCTGGCTGCTTGACTGGGTTACTCACATTTACCATTGgatttga
- a CDS encoding conserved hypothetical protein (encoded by transcript BEWA_046750A): MTEGSADVHLDFLFNKNRSVWTCLKRIHVGTNGKNVQDELIKLLKTLKDEEKYITEGSELWDSSDVQVCEYKENVAERGKTLYTVIRCDPAGGYLSEDTVIYIEEDIKPLKSIHLLWDIHSDFSNYAAIFTPSSSDITKESILDRVYGPFFVKNTRSGLEHEVEDVKKNRGTKNCNLRILSMVLERPDDESAISQISYAPDPLGDSPNRSSQDEGYLNLKRKSVLADISEIRQNVMCNMQQEDPFLYENAFFRDSAFLIDSDFGPVRGYADNIEESLNAEPSSIHSGGLNSGAIKTANGGTKLFASMFKNYVSDQLASDFRIFYFGKSFYIGDLKFIVSNLEPANKPGYISRKTKIYFHVDSVHEYSKVTVAPLVDTLPTLYQYDLLNDHVKPFFRLNSHRIFHKGDVFKHSGIQFRIQEATIGGSIFSIFKEAKSGRVGNNTEIVVADPVRPRVLDLLSPQKVAILRETPPCYRESLFAKFTSELDHESLVRLHDTESHSSVVHDVNVNNTLLNSLTPSNRSDIHYTLKCTVCYEPIYTRGTTHRHDTSKGNFNEERDEVTPSTVADTPSTLFEPVNIKRLPCGHVFHKGCVYTWALNKNSCPNCRLQIDASENCDVGAPLVYNLSDEEQDSLEDSDSYGTTNCNSLSDMEEYFKSLEI, encoded by the exons ATGACGGAAGGGTCGGCGGATGTTCACCTGGACTTTTTATTCAACAAGAATCGCAGCGTGTGGACGTGTCTAAAGAGAATTCACGTTGGTACCAATGGGAAAAACGTGCAGGACGAGCTGATAAAGCTCCTCAAGACGCTAAAGGATGAGGAAAAGTACATTACGGAGGGATCAGAACTTTGGGATTCTAGCGACGTGCAGGTGTGCGAGTACAAGGAGAATGTAGCAGAGAGAGGGAAAACTCTCTACACAGTCATACGCTGTGATCCTGCCGGAGGATATTTGAGCGAGGACACGGTAATCTACATTGAGGAGGACATCAAGCCGCTAAAGAGCATTCACCTGCTATGGGACATTCACTCCGACTTTAGCAACTATGCGGCAATATTCACGCCATCTTCCTCTGACATTACCAAAGAGTCCATTCTAGACCGAGTCTATGGCCCGTTTTTTGTCAAAAATACACGCTCTGGGCTAGAGCACGAGGTGGAGGATGTAAAGAAGAATAGGGGCACCAAAAACTGCAATTTGAGGATACTATCAATGGTCCTGGAACGACCAGATGATGAGTCTGCTATAAGCCAAATTTCATACGCACCGGATCCTCTAGGTGACTCTCCGAACCGTTCAAGTCAAGATGAAGGATATTTGAATCTAAAGAGAAAGAGTGTACTAGCAGACATCTCAGAGATACGCCAAAACGTAATGTGCAACATGCAGCAAGAGGATCCATTCTTGTATGAAAACGCATTCTTTAGGGACTCTGCGTTTTTAATCGACTCTGACTTTGGACCGGTCAGAGGCTACGCTGACAACATCGAGGAGAGCCTGAATGCCGAGccttcttccattcattccgGGGGATTGAATAGTGGCGCCATAAAGACTGCTAATGGTGGGACCAAACTCTTTGCCTCCATGTTCAAAAACTATGTCTCCGACCAGCTAGCCTCTGACTTTCGCATCTTTTACTTTGGAAAATCCTTCTACATTGGGGACCTAAAGTTTATAGTCTCCAACCTGGAACCGGCCAATAAGCCCGGATACATTTCACGCAAGACAAAAATTTACTTTCACGTTGACTCGGTACACGAATATTCAAAGGTTACAGTCGCTCCTTTGGTGGACACACTCCCTACTCTGTACCAATACGATCTCTTGAATGATCACGTCAAGCCATTCTTTAGACTAAACAGCCATCGCATATTTCACAAGGGAGATGTTTTCAAGCATTCCGGAATTCAATTTAGAATACAAGAAGCCACAATTGGTGGATCAATTTTTAGCATTTTCAAAGAAGCCAAATCGGGACGAGTCGGGAATAACACAGAAATTGTCGTTGCAG ACCCGGTGAGGCCTCGAGTGCTGGATCTCTTGTCGCCTCAAAAGGTTGCAATATTGAGGGAGACTCCGCCCTGTTATAGGGAGTCGTTATTTGCAAAGTTTACATCGGAGCTGGACCATGAGAGTCTTGTCAGACTACACGATACAGAGTCTCACTCCAGCGTCGTTCATGACGTAAACGTAAACAACACGCTTTTGAACTCGTTGACGCCGTCAAATCGCTCGGACATTCACTACACTCTAAAATGCACCGTGTGCTACGAGCCAATTTACACAAGGGGAACCACACATCGACATGACACATCCAAAGGGAATTTTAATGAGGAAAGGGACGAGGTCACACCGTCCACAGTAGCGGATACACCTTCAACGCTCTTTGAACCCGTAAACATCAAACGTCTTCCGTGCGGTCATGTCTTCCATAAGGGATGCGTCTACACTTGGGCCTTGAATAAAAACTCGTGCCCTAATTGTAGACTACAAATTGACGCTTCAGAGAATTGTGACGTTGGCGCACCGCTGGTTTATAATCTCTCTGACGAGGAACAAGACAGTCTGGAAGATTCAGACAGCTATGGAACAACAAACTGTAACAGTCTCTCCGATATGGAAGAGTACTTTAAATCACTCGAAATTTAA
- a CDS encoding uncharacterized protein (encoded by transcript BEWA_046760A) → MRVLQILAGLAMFSFPYVLVYSSVGLKENFNNWSIFNVTFGYFLASHAAKVLIMVSGIPELFVRLFIPEKFVLSLLNTVAAAGIYFALQSKSISSANNEHKILGIGIFWSLLDHIIPFFHETLRVFKSLDYSYKFYYFALQANFSVIGYISLTCITLMYIKGKPCVHLLYILFGAYVAIFPILTGFATADGLLVPLGNIIVFAVQAVLGVAFGYAVKHFYKKSLVKA, encoded by the exons ATGAGAGTACTCCAAATCCTCGCCGGATTGGCCATGTTTTCGTTTCCTTACGTACTCGTATACAGCAGCGTTGGATT GAAGGAAAACTTTAACAACTGGTCGATATTTAATGTTACATTTGGCTATTTTTTGGCTTCGCATGCCGCCAAGGTCTTGATAATGGTCTCTGGGATTCCAGAATTATTTGTCCGTCTATTCATTCCAGAG AAATTTGTACTTTCTCTACTAAACACCGTAGCCGCTGCCGGTATATACTTTGCGCTCCAATCAAA GAGCATATCATCTGCAAATAATGAGCACAAGATTTTGGGAATTGGTATCTTTTGGTCGCTGCTCGACCACATTATCCCGTTCTTTCACGAGACCCTGAGGGTTTTCAAGAGTCTCGATTACTCGTACAAGTTTTACTATTTTGCGCTGCAAGCAAACTTTAGCGTCATTGGCTACATTTCACTCACATGCATCACGCTCATGTACATTAAAGGGAAACCGTGTGTACACTTGCTATACATACTCTTTGGGGCCTACGTTGCCATTTTTCCTATTCTCACAGG TTTTGCGACGGCAGATGGTCTCTTGGTTCCCCTAGGGAACATTATAGTTTTCGCAGTTCAGGCAGTTTTGGGAGTCGCCTTTGGCTACGCTGTCAAGCACTTTTACAAAAAGTCCCTCGTTAAAGCATAG